From one Meles meles chromosome 18, mMelMel3.1 paternal haplotype, whole genome shotgun sequence genomic stretch:
- the KLHL11 gene encoding kelch-like protein 11, giving the protein MAAAAVAAAAAAAAAASLQVLEMESMETAAAGSAGLAAEVRGSGTVDFGSGPGISAMEANGGDPGPEAEDFECSSHCSELSWRQNEQRRQGLFCDITLCFGGAGGREFRAHRSVLAAATEYFTPLLSGQFSESRSGRVEMRKWSSEPGPEPDTVEAVIEYMYTGRIRVSTGSVHEVLELADRFLLIRLKEFCGEFLKKKLHLSNCVAIHSLAHMYTLSQLALKAADMIRRNFHKVIQDEEFYTLPFHLIRDWLSDLEITVDSEEVLFETVLKWVQRNAEERERYFEELFKLLRLSQMKPTYLTRHVKPERLVANNEVCVKLVADAVERHALRAENIQSGTFQHPASHVSLLPRYGQNMDVIMVIGGVSEGGDYLSECVGYFVDEDRWVNLPHIHNHLDGHAVAVTESFVYVAGSMEPGFAKTVERYNPNLNTWEHVCSLMTRKHSFGLTEVKGKLYSIGGHGNFSPGFKDVTVYNPELDKWHNLESAPKILRDVKALAIEDRFVYIAARTPVDRDTEDGLKAVITCYDTETRQWQDVESLPLIDNYCFFQMSVVNSNFYQTASCCPKSYSLENEEAVRKIASQVSDEILESLPPEVLSIEGAAICYYKDDVFIIGGWKNSDDIDKQYRKEAYRYCAERKRWMLLPPMPQPRCRATACHIRIPYRYLHGTQRYPMPQNLMWQKDRIRQMQEIHRHALNMRRVPSSQIEC; this is encoded by the exons ATGGCGGCAGCGGCGGTGGCTGCGGCCGCAGCAGCCGCAGCGGCCGCATCTcttcaggtgctggagatggaGAGCATGGAGACGGCCGCCGCCGGTTCGGCAGGGCTGGCCGCCGAAGTCCGAGGCAGCGGCACGGTGGACTTCGGGTCTGGGCCCGGCATATCTGCAATGGAGGCGAACGGGGGCGATCCGGGCCCGGAGGCCGAGGATTTCGAGTGCAGCTCTCACTGCTCGGAGCTGTCTTGGAGGCAGAACGAGCAGAGGCGCCAGGGCCTTTTCTGCGACATTACCTTGTGCTTCGGCGGCGCGGGAGGCCGCGAGTTCCGGGCCCACCGCTCGGTGCTGGCCGCTGCCACCGAGTACTTCACGCCCCTACTCTCGGGCCAGTTCTCGGAGTCCCGCTCGGGCCGGGTGGAGATGCGCAAGTGGAGCTCCgagcccgggcccgagcccgacACGGTGGAAGCCGTTATCGAATACATGTACACCGGGCGCATCCGCGTCAGCACGGGCAGCGTGCACGAGGTGCTGGAGTTGGCCGACAG gTTCCTTTTAATTCGTTTAAAAGAATTTTGTGGAGAATTTCTCAAGAAAAAACTTCATCTCTCCAATTGTGTGGCCATTCACAGTTTAGCTCACATGTATACCTTAAGCCAGCTTGCTCTGAAAGCTGCTGATATGATACGGAGAAATTTCCACAAAGTAATTCAGGATGAAGAATTTTATACTTTACCTTTCCATCTCATCCGAGACTGGCTGTCAGACTTGGAAATTACGGTGGATTCTGAAGAGGTTCTCTTTGAAACAGTTTTGAAGTGGGTTCAGAGAAATGccgaagagagagaaagatacttTGAAGAACTTTTTAAATTGCTGAGATTGTCCCAGATGAAACCTACTTACCTTACTCGGCATGTCAAACCAGAGAGGCTGGTGGCTAATAATGAAGTCTGCGTCAAATTAGTGGCCGATGCAGTAGAGAGGCATGCTCTGAGGGCTGAAAACATACAATCTGGCACCTTTCAGCACCCCGCCTCTCATGTCTCATTATTACCTCGCTATGGGCAAAACATGGATGTGATCATGGTTATTGGAGGCGTGTCAGAAGGAGGGGATTATTTAAGTGAATGTGTGGGATATTTTGTCGATGAGGACAGATGGGTAAACCTGCCCCATATTCATAATCACCTTGATGGACATGCTGTTGCAGTAACAGAATCCTTTGTGTATGTTGCTGGATCAATGGAGCCAGGGTTTGCTAAAACTGTGGAAAGATATAACCCAAATTTGAATACATGGGAACATGTTTGTAGTCTGATGACAAGGAAGCATTCTTTTGGGTTAACAGAAGTCAAAGGGAAGCTCTACAGCATCGGAGGTCATGGCAACTTTAGTCCTGGCTTCAAAGACGTGACTGTTTATAATCCCGAGCTAGATAAATGGCACAACTTGGAGTCCGCACCAAAGATTCTTCGAGATGTCAAAGCTCTAGCCATTGAAGACCGGTTTGTGTACATCGCTGCCCGCACCCCTGTGGACCGGGACACAGAAGACGGACTGAAAGCTGTAATTACATGCTATGATACGGAGACTCGACAGTGGCAAGATGTGGAATCTTTGCCACTTATTGACAATTACTGTTTTTTCCAAATGTCTGTGGTCAATTCAAACTTTTATCAGACAGCATCATGCTGTCCTAAGAGTTATTCTTTAGAAAATGAAGAGGCAGTAAGAAAAATTGCCAGCCAAGTTTCCGATGAGATCCTTGAAAGCTTACCTCCAGAAGTCCTAAGCATCGAAGGAGCAGCCATCTGCTACTACAAAGATGACGTTTTCATTATCGGAGGCTGGAAAAACAGTGATGATATTGACAAACAGTATCGGAAGGAAGCCTATCGATACTGTGCGGAAAGAAAGCGGTGGATGCTTCTTCCTCCCATGCCACAGCCGCGTTGTAGAGCCACAGCTTGCCACATAAGAATCCCATACCGGTACTTGCATGGCACACAAAGATATCCTATGCCTCAAAACTTAATGTGGCAGAAGGACCGGATCAGACAGATGCAAGAAATACATCGGCACGCCCTAAACATGCGACGAGTGCCGAGCTCTCAGATCGAATGCTAG